The Solibacillus daqui genome has a segment encoding these proteins:
- a CDS encoding S-layer homology domain-containing protein: MKPFLYTLMLLFGFSLQVNAEEPLSDYLKNTAFWHEGEVLTAPTSKYSSGYERYGYYRIEVAEDSLYTFTLVKDTNIKLMYGSPTKQGDIIWLSSNVNDRDPEKTVHQIQLKKGTYGIYISNSPEQPYEASYQVSDLISPYYLEPNNSRQEAIDIPINTVIEQVTTSDDLYQSDYYRFTLTVPSLVKINGSVANKDYNWVSVSITNAEKNVYDLGRDLKAGEQWPANKGHVVEVLQPGTYYVSTFTQNRVYDRQYRFEIEAQPIENPETFKRGDSDTPIMLNTKYRGVISRNDDFSFTLQESKKIGVVVNSELAEENGLQMQLIKRDQQDLSKNIYIESDIYAKSNRLHYTYNLEPGKYTIILGSSFDRPQIDYTISAYDVPFSDITSKNAYVEEIMYLTDKEIIKGYEDGTFKPANSITRRQVFLMLSRDTNLQFEKIRPMTSFQDVAENSEDYAIITPFYEAGIIDGSYGKMQLSQSLTRAQLAKILVNAYNLKMQAPVADFNDVSKTHYAYHYIKILASNGISIGYKGNFKPNDPVTREHFSVFLARMQ, encoded by the coding sequence ATGAAACCGTTTTTATATACACTTATGTTGCTTTTTGGTTTTTCACTTCAGGTGAATGCAGAGGAACCATTAAGTGATTATTTAAAAAATACAGCCTTTTGGCATGAGGGTGAGGTATTAACTGCACCTACTTCAAAATATTCATCAGGCTATGAAAGGTACGGTTATTATCGAATTGAAGTCGCGGAAGATTCGCTGTATACCTTTACCTTAGTAAAGGATACGAACATCAAGCTAATGTACGGAAGTCCGACAAAGCAGGGGGATATTATTTGGCTGAGCTCGAATGTAAATGACAGAGATCCTGAAAAGACCGTGCATCAAATTCAATTGAAAAAAGGGACATACGGTATTTACATTAGTAATTCACCTGAACAGCCATATGAGGCGAGCTATCAAGTGTCAGATTTAATCAGTCCTTATTATCTAGAACCGAATAATAGTCGTCAAGAAGCAATTGATATTCCGATCAATACGGTGATTGAGCAAGTGACAACAAGTGATGATTTGTATCAAAGTGATTATTATCGTTTTACATTAACGGTGCCAAGTCTCGTAAAAATTAATGGCTCTGTTGCCAATAAAGACTATAACTGGGTAAGCGTTTCAATTACGAATGCAGAGAAAAATGTGTATGATTTGGGGAGAGATTTAAAAGCTGGCGAGCAATGGCCTGCCAATAAAGGGCATGTGGTGGAAGTGTTACAGCCAGGAACGTATTACGTATCAACTTTTACGCAGAATCGTGTGTATGATCGTCAATATCGTTTTGAAATAGAAGCACAGCCAATTGAAAATCCTGAAACATTCAAGCGCGGTGATTCTGACACACCGATTATGCTCAATACAAAATATCGCGGTGTCATTTCTCGTAATGACGATTTCAGCTTTACACTACAGGAGTCAAAGAAAATAGGAGTAGTTGTCAATAGTGAGCTAGCGGAAGAAAATGGACTACAAATGCAACTTATAAAACGCGACCAACAGGATTTGTCGAAGAATATCTATATAGAATCTGATATTTATGCAAAGTCCAATCGCCTTCATTATACGTATAATCTCGAACCAGGGAAGTATACTATTATTCTAGGATCCAGTTTTGATAGACCGCAAATCGACTATACAATTTCGGCATATGATGTACCGTTTTCAGATATCACATCAAAAAATGCGTATGTTGAGGAAATTATGTATTTGACAGACAAAGAAATCATTAAAGGCTATGAGGATGGTACTTTCAAGCCAGCAAATTCGATTACACGCCGACAAGTATTCTTAATGCTTTCTCGCGATACAAATTTACAATTTGAAAAAATTCGTCCAATGACGTCATTCCAAGATGTAGCGGAAAATAGTGAGGACTATGCAATCATTACACCATTTTATGAAGCAGGGATTATTGATGGCAGCTACGGTAAAATGCAGCTGTCACAATCGTTAACACGTGCACAATTAGCGAAGATTTTAGTTAATGCATATAACTTAAAAATGCAAGCTCCAGTCGCCGATTTTAACGATGTCAGCAAAACACATTATGCCTATCATTACATTAAAATATTAGCATCAAATGGCATTTCAATCGGCTATAAGGGCAACTTTAAGCCGAATGACCCTGTAACAAGGGAACACTTTTCAGTATTTTTAGCTCGAATGCAGTAA
- a CDS encoding response regulator has product MIKPFILIVEDDEAIKNLIATTLETQHYHFHTAGNGSQAILEAVSHNPDIVILDLGLPDFDGIDIIKKIRSWSMMPIIVVSARSTDQDKIDALDAGADDYLTKPFSVEELLARLRVAIRRIHYSNIENTQQNALFTNGELTIDYAGGCAYVNEKELHLTPIEYKLLVLLSKNIGKVLTHNYITKEIWGNSWENNVASLRVFMATLRKKIESDHHQKYIQTHIGVGYRMLKN; this is encoded by the coding sequence ATGATCAAGCCATTTATTTTAATCGTAGAAGATGATGAAGCCATCAAAAATTTAATAGCAACAACATTAGAAACACAGCACTACCATTTTCATACTGCTGGAAATGGTAGTCAAGCCATATTAGAAGCAGTTTCGCATAATCCGGACATTGTCATTTTAGATTTAGGCTTACCCGATTTCGACGGCATTGACATTATAAAAAAAATCCGTTCTTGGTCGATGATGCCCATCATTGTGGTGAGTGCAAGAAGTACGGATCAAGACAAAATTGATGCACTTGACGCAGGTGCCGATGATTATTTAACGAAGCCTTTTTCTGTTGAGGAACTACTCGCCCGTTTACGCGTGGCCATTCGACGTATTCACTATAGTAATATAGAAAACACACAACAAAATGCCCTCTTTACTAATGGAGAACTTACCATTGATTACGCTGGTGGTTGTGCGTATGTAAACGAAAAAGAACTGCATTTAACACCCATTGAATACAAATTGCTTGTTCTACTTTCCAAAAATATAGGCAAAGTCTTAACACATAATTATATTACAAAAGAAATTTGGGGAAATAGCTGGGAGAATAATGTGGCTTCGCTTAGAGTGTTTATGGCTACCTTACGAAAAAAAATCGAATCAGATCATCACCAAAAGTATATCCAAACGCATATCGGTGTCGGCTATCGCATGTTGAAAAATTAA
- a CDS encoding sensor histidine kinase encodes MNFERENPDTILKRIYTIKKEKHKGHLKIFFGYAAGVGKTYAMLKAAHEMKAHGVDVVVGYLEPHARPETSALLEGLEQIPTQTTEHKGMTLHEFDLDAALARKPKLLLVDELAHSNLEQSRHVKRYQDIQELLKAGIDVFTTVNVQHIESLNDLVASLTGVIVRERIPDHFFDEADQVTLVDIEPADLLERLNEGKIYKQQQAEKAVQSFFKLENLVALREIALRRTADRVHHVAEKTKSKHKDHLNAGEHLLVCLSSSPSNEKIIRTAARMAHAFKGHFTALFVETPDYNNWTVANKTRLSKNMRLAEQLGASIEKVQGADVAFQITEFARYASVTKIVIGRTNTKRSLFHIKKSFTEQLTQLAPNLDIHVIPDQQTKPFKVKKDWAKRPSFSVSDLAKVMVLLAITTALGFLFKRLDFNETNIINLYILGVLATAIVTANLFCSILMATLSVLAFNFFFIYPTYSLAAYEQSYHVTFIIMFITAFTIGTLASKLRRQAHISAETAYRTKILLETNQLLQQSNSSIAIMDTAAHQVGKLVNRSIVYYPVLDNVLQQPVVIATTQGFDHETLITDNEHAVASWVFNNSKHAGASTNTLSNAKCLYLALRTNLNVYGVMGISLEQGETLDTFEKSLVLSMLGECAVALEKEHFIRQREEAVSQAKNEQLRANLLRAISHDLRTPLTTILGNADILLANSTQLEAQTKNRLYEDIFDDAKWLIHLVENLLSITRIEDGTMQIQMKAELIDEVIEEALKHINRKRDEHVIQVAHNENFLMAKVDTRLIVQVLINLVDNAIKYTPAGSEIMISTKKHKDWIVVDVADNGSGIDDKAKEHLFDMFYSASQSIADSRRGMGIGLALCKSIIQAHGGTLTVHDHLPTGAIFRFTLQSQEVEL; translated from the coding sequence ATGAATTTCGAGCGAGAAAATCCTGATACGATTTTGAAACGAATTTATACGATTAAAAAAGAAAAGCACAAGGGCCATCTTAAAATTTTCTTTGGCTATGCGGCTGGTGTAGGTAAAACGTATGCCATGCTAAAAGCAGCACATGAGATGAAGGCGCATGGTGTCGATGTTGTTGTCGGCTATCTCGAACCGCATGCAAGACCTGAAACATCCGCTTTATTAGAAGGACTAGAACAAATACCAACACAAACAACTGAGCATAAAGGCATGACCTTACATGAATTTGATTTAGACGCGGCTTTAGCTAGAAAACCGAAGCTTTTACTAGTAGATGAACTTGCGCATAGCAATCTCGAACAATCACGGCATGTGAAACGATATCAAGATATTCAGGAACTATTAAAGGCTGGTATTGATGTCTTTACTACTGTAAATGTCCAGCATATTGAAAGCTTGAATGACTTAGTTGCCTCGCTTACAGGTGTCATCGTACGTGAACGCATCCCAGACCATTTTTTCGATGAAGCAGATCAAGTAACACTCGTTGATATTGAGCCAGCTGACCTTTTAGAAAGGCTGAATGAAGGTAAAATATACAAGCAGCAGCAAGCAGAAAAAGCCGTACAAAGTTTTTTTAAATTAGAAAATTTAGTGGCATTACGTGAAATTGCCTTACGACGCACCGCTGACCGTGTACATCATGTAGCAGAAAAAACGAAGTCAAAGCACAAAGATCACTTAAATGCAGGAGAACATCTATTAGTTTGTTTGTCTTCCTCTCCTTCCAATGAAAAAATAATCCGAACAGCCGCACGAATGGCGCATGCATTTAAAGGTCATTTCACTGCACTTTTTGTAGAAACACCCGATTATAACAATTGGACTGTAGCCAATAAAACGAGATTAAGTAAAAATATGCGCTTAGCCGAACAACTCGGTGCATCCATTGAAAAAGTTCAAGGTGCGGATGTAGCGTTCCAAATTACTGAATTCGCCCGCTATGCGAGTGTCACAAAAATTGTCATCGGTCGTACCAATACAAAGCGCTCTTTATTTCATATTAAAAAGTCTTTTACCGAACAATTAACACAATTAGCACCAAATTTAGATATACATGTCATTCCAGATCAACAAACGAAACCTTTTAAAGTTAAGAAAGATTGGGCAAAAAGGCCTTCTTTTTCAGTGTCTGACTTAGCAAAAGTAATGGTCTTACTAGCAATCACCACTGCCCTTGGTTTTTTATTTAAGCGATTAGACTTTAACGAAACCAATATTATTAATCTCTATATACTCGGTGTTCTTGCGACGGCCATTGTAACGGCGAATCTTTTTTGTAGTATTTTAATGGCCACGCTCAGTGTCTTAGCCTTTAATTTCTTCTTTATCTACCCAACGTATTCACTTGCAGCATACGAGCAGAGTTATCATGTGACGTTTATCATTATGTTTATCACCGCTTTTACAATTGGAACATTAGCAAGTAAACTTCGCAGACAAGCGCACATATCAGCTGAAACTGCTTATCGAACAAAAATATTACTAGAAACGAATCAATTGCTTCAGCAATCCAACAGTTCGATTGCAATTATGGATACAGCTGCACATCAAGTTGGGAAACTCGTAAATCGGTCGATCGTATACTATCCGGTACTCGATAATGTGCTGCAACAACCTGTCGTGATTGCAACGACTCAAGGTTTTGATCACGAAACATTGATTACAGATAATGAACATGCTGTTGCGTCTTGGGTATTTAATAACAGTAAACATGCCGGGGCATCAACAAATACATTAAGTAATGCGAAATGTTTGTATTTGGCACTACGAACAAATTTAAATGTTTATGGTGTGATGGGCATCTCACTAGAACAAGGCGAAACACTTGATACTTTCGAAAAAAGCCTAGTTTTATCCATGCTTGGAGAATGTGCAGTAGCGCTTGAAAAAGAACATTTTATTCGGCAACGGGAAGAAGCCGTTTCTCAGGCAAAAAATGAGCAATTACGCGCGAATTTATTACGTGCTATTTCCCATGATTTACGGACACCTTTGACAACGATTTTAGGAAATGCCGACATTCTTTTAGCAAACAGCACGCAGCTTGAAGCACAAACAAAGAATCGATTATACGAGGATATTTTTGATGATGCAAAGTGGCTCATTCATTTAGTTGAAAACTTACTTTCGATTACACGAATTGAAGATGGGACCATGCAAATTCAGATGAAAGCAGAGCTAATTGATGAAGTGATTGAAGAAGCGCTAAAACATATTAACCGAAAACGTGATGAACATGTCATTCAGGTTGCACACAACGAAAATTTTTTAATGGCAAAGGTTGATACGCGGCTCATTGTTCAGGTCCTCATCAATCTAGTAGATAATGCGATTAAATACACACCGGCCGGATCAGAAATTATGATTTCAACTAAAAAACACAAAGATTGGATTGTAGTAGATGTAGCAGATAACGGGAGCGGCATAGACGACAAAGCAAAAGAGCATCTCTTTGATATGTTTTATTCCGCATCGCAAAGTATAGCGGATAGCCGAAGAGGAATGGGCATTGGCCTTGCATTATGTAAGTCCATTATTCAAGCACATGGGGGCACATTAACAGTCCATGACCACTTGCCAACAGGTGCTATATTCCGATTCACGCTGCAATCACAGGAGGTTGAACTATGA
- the kdpA gene encoding potassium-transporting ATPase subunit KdpA, with product MMNSILQYGLYLVILVLLAIPLGKYIGKIMNGERVLLSTIVLPFEKGIYKLLKIESTDEMDWKKYLFSVLIFSGIGFLFLFALQLVQGYLFGNPQGIANMSWHLSFNTATSFITNTNWQSYTGEAQVSYLVQMLGLTVQNFVSAATGIAVLFALIRGFMRVKDKGLGSFWVDLTRVTLYILLPISLVITIGLISQGVVQNLKPAQTVQLLEPIAIDEDGAIIEGATIEDASGEVMLNGEVLNGAQVIKEQFVPMGPAASQIAIKQLGTNGGGFFGVNSAHPIENPTAFSNLLELIAILLIPVALCFTFGYSLLDKKQGIAIFIAMFSLLVLAIAGLAIVEQTATPQLAQHGLVDLSMDEQSGGNMEGKESRFGIVSSVMWTAFTTAASNGSVNAMHDSYTPLGGMIPMLLMQLGEVVFGGVGSGLYGMLSFVVLTVFIAGLLVGRTPEYLGKKIEPFEMKWAVLCCLATPIAILVSGGIAAIVPSVMNSLNDSGPHGFSELLYVFTSAGANNGSAFAGFAANTPFINMALGLSMVFARFVPIFCTLAIAGSLVQKKRMATTAGTLSTSNGLFIFLLIFVVLLVGALSFFPALALGPIAEFLIMLS from the coding sequence ATGATGAATAGCATACTGCAGTACGGGTTGTACTTAGTGATTTTAGTACTGCTGGCAATTCCATTAGGCAAATATATTGGAAAGATTATGAATGGCGAGCGCGTGTTACTTTCAACAATCGTTTTGCCATTTGAAAAGGGAATCTATAAATTATTAAAAATTGAATCTACAGATGAAATGGACTGGAAGAAATACCTGTTTTCGGTGCTGATTTTTAGTGGGATAGGGTTTCTATTTTTATTTGCTTTACAGTTAGTTCAAGGCTATTTATTTGGAAATCCTCAAGGAATTGCGAATATGAGCTGGCATTTATCGTTTAATACCGCAACAAGTTTTATAACAAATACGAATTGGCAATCGTATACAGGGGAAGCGCAGGTTTCATACTTAGTACAGATGCTTGGCTTAACGGTTCAAAATTTTGTTTCAGCTGCTACAGGCATTGCTGTTTTGTTTGCCTTAATTCGTGGATTTATGCGTGTGAAAGATAAGGGACTCGGTAGCTTTTGGGTTGATTTGACGCGAGTGACGTTATACATCTTATTGCCGATTAGCTTAGTCATAACAATCGGTTTAATATCACAGGGGGTAGTGCAAAATTTAAAACCAGCACAAACTGTACAGTTACTAGAACCGATTGCCATTGACGAAGATGGTGCAATCATTGAAGGTGCAACGATTGAAGATGCATCTGGTGAAGTGATGCTTAATGGTGAAGTCTTAAATGGTGCACAAGTGATTAAGGAGCAATTTGTGCCAATGGGTCCAGCTGCGAGCCAAATCGCCATTAAACAGCTAGGTACAAATGGCGGAGGATTTTTCGGCGTTAACTCAGCACACCCAATCGAAAATCCAACAGCGTTTTCCAATTTACTAGAGTTAATTGCAATTTTATTAATTCCTGTGGCACTTTGCTTTACTTTCGGTTATAGCTTACTAGATAAGAAGCAGGGAATTGCCATCTTTATCGCGATGTTTAGTTTGCTAGTACTTGCCATAGCTGGTTTAGCAATCGTAGAACAAACAGCTACACCGCAACTCGCTCAACATGGGTTGGTCGATCTTTCGATGGATGAGCAGTCAGGTGGCAATATGGAAGGTAAGGAATCGAGATTTGGAATTGTGTCCTCCGTAATGTGGACGGCATTTACAACCGCTGCATCCAACGGCTCTGTCAATGCGATGCATGATAGCTATACACCGCTTGGAGGTATGATTCCGATGCTTTTAATGCAGTTAGGGGAGGTTGTATTCGGCGGTGTCGGAAGTGGCCTTTACGGCATGCTGTCATTTGTAGTGTTAACGGTATTTATCGCAGGACTATTGGTCGGACGTACACCGGAATATTTAGGGAAAAAAATTGAACCCTTTGAGATGAAATGGGCGGTGCTTTGCTGCTTGGCAACACCAATTGCGATTCTAGTTAGTGGAGGCATTGCTGCGATCGTACCATCCGTTATGAATAGTTTAAATGATTCGGGGCCACACGGGTTTTCAGAACTGCTGTACGTATTTACGTCAGCAGGAGCAAATAATGGCTCTGCATTTGCAGGATTTGCTGCCAATACACCGTTCATCAATATGGCTTTAGGATTATCGATGGTTTTTGCTCGCTTTGTTCCGATTTTCTGTACATTAGCGATTGCAGGAAGCTTAGTGCAGAAAAAAAGAATGGCTACTACAGCGGGTACGTTATCTACAAGCAATGGACTGTTCATTTTCTTACTGATTTTTGTTGTCCTATTGGTAGGTGCATTAAGTTTCTTCCCAGCTTTAGCGCTTGGGCCAATTGCCGAGTTTTTAATTATGTTGAGTTAG
- the kdpB gene encoding potassium-transporting ATPase subunit KdpB has translation MIRAVKDSFVKFSPKYQAQNPVMLLVYVSAILTSILWGLSLVGIQDASSGYTLAIALILWFTVLFANFAESIAEGKGKAQADTLRAAKKDVAASKLKRIDDLDTIEIVSSATLQKGDFVIVRMGEQIPADGEVVEGAASVDESAITGESAPVIRESGGDRSAVTGGTTVISDALIIKVTSIPGESFLDKMIAMVEGAQRKKTPNELALQILLVALSIIFILVTISLYTFSAFSANLAEKNNPVSVTTLVALLVCLAPTTIGALLSAIGIAGMSRLNQANVLAMSGRAIEAAGDVDILMLDKTGTITIGNRQATEFIAVDDVKPEELANAAQLSSLADETPEGRSIVILAKKEFGIRGRSMSELALNFIPFSARTRMSGVDFEGHEIRKGAAEVMKHYVEQHGGTYSKSCEDAVKRIAEKGGTPLVVAQNFKVLGVIYLKDIVKQGVKEKFADLRKMGIKTIMITGDNPLTAAAIAAEAGVDDFLAEATPEAKLEMIRDYQRKGHLVAMTGDGTNDAPALAQADVAVAMNTGTQAAKEAGNMVDLDSSPTKLIEIVRIGKQLLMTRGSLTTFSIANDLAKYFAIIPALFIGLYPQLNQLNIMHLHSPESAILSAIIYNAAIIIALIPLALRGVKYREVAAEKLLARNILVYGVGGIITPFIFIKLIDMSLAIFM, from the coding sequence ATTATAAGAGCAGTAAAGGATTCCTTTGTGAAGTTCAGTCCGAAATATCAAGCACAGAATCCCGTCATGCTGCTTGTATATGTGAGCGCCATTTTAACGTCAATACTATGGGGATTGTCATTAGTTGGCATTCAAGATGCGAGTTCGGGTTACACATTGGCAATTGCACTTATTTTATGGTTTACCGTTTTATTTGCGAACTTTGCCGAGTCCATTGCGGAAGGAAAAGGGAAAGCTCAGGCGGATACTTTAAGGGCTGCTAAAAAGGATGTAGCAGCAAGTAAGTTAAAACGTATTGATGATTTAGATACGATTGAAATTGTTTCCTCGGCTACATTACAAAAGGGCGATTTTGTCATTGTCCGAATGGGTGAGCAAATTCCAGCGGATGGAGAGGTTGTGGAAGGTGCTGCCTCTGTTGACGAAAGTGCCATAACCGGTGAATCTGCCCCAGTAATCCGAGAAAGTGGTGGGGATCGAAGTGCTGTGACAGGTGGCACAACGGTAATTTCCGATGCGCTCATTATAAAAGTGACAAGTATACCCGGTGAAAGTTTCTTAGATAAAATGATTGCCATGGTGGAAGGTGCGCAACGGAAAAAAACACCCAATGAATTAGCACTTCAAATTTTACTTGTCGCGTTATCGATTATTTTTATATTAGTCACAATATCGCTTTATACGTTTTCAGCATTCTCAGCAAATTTAGCAGAGAAAAATAATCCTGTTTCAGTAACAACGCTTGTTGCATTACTTGTTTGCTTAGCTCCAACTACGATTGGTGCATTGCTCTCAGCCATTGGGATTGCAGGCATGAGCAGATTAAACCAGGCAAATGTTCTCGCAATGAGTGGGCGAGCGATTGAGGCTGCTGGTGATGTTGATATTTTAATGCTCGACAAAACGGGAACGATTACAATTGGCAATCGTCAGGCGACGGAGTTTATCGCGGTGGATGATGTAAAACCAGAAGAATTAGCAAATGCCGCCCAATTATCTTCATTGGCGGATGAAACACCGGAAGGACGAAGCATCGTTATTCTTGCCAAAAAGGAATTTGGAATTAGAGGGCGTTCGATGTCGGAACTGGCCTTGAATTTTATTCCATTTAGTGCGAGAACACGCATGAGTGGTGTCGACTTTGAAGGGCATGAAATTCGAAAAGGTGCAGCGGAAGTGATGAAGCACTATGTGGAACAACATGGTGGCACGTATAGTAAGTCATGCGAGGATGCGGTGAAGCGAATCGCTGAAAAGGGTGGTACGCCGCTCGTGGTAGCGCAAAATTTCAAAGTATTAGGTGTTATTTACTTAAAAGACATCGTGAAGCAGGGCGTAAAAGAAAAGTTTGCAGACCTTCGTAAAATGGGGATTAAAACGATCATGATTACGGGTGATAACCCGCTAACAGCTGCCGCTATTGCTGCGGAGGCAGGGGTAGATGATTTTTTAGCAGAGGCAACTCCCGAAGCTAAGCTTGAAATGATTCGTGACTATCAAAGGAAGGGCCATCTCGTAGCAATGACAGGTGACGGTACAAATGATGCCCCAGCCCTAGCACAAGCAGATGTAGCGGTTGCTATGAATACCGGCACACAGGCGGCAAAAGAGGCTGGCAATATGGTAGATTTGGATTCTTCACCAACGAAGTTAATCGAAATTGTGCGTATCGGGAAGCAACTATTAATGACGCGAGGCAGCCTAACAACCTTTTCCATTGCCAATGATTTAGCGAAGTATTTTGCGATTATCCCAGCGTTGTTTATCGGCTTATATCCACAATTAAATCAGTTAAATATTATGCATTTGCATAGCCCAGAAAGTGCGATTTTGTCAGCGATTATTTATAATGCCGCCATCATTATCGCGTTAATTCCACTAGCTCTTCGAGGCGTTAAGTACCGAGAAGTCGCAGCTGAAAAATTATTAGCAAGAAATATTCTTGTCTATGGCGTTGGAGGGATCATTACACCGTTTATTTTTATTAAGTTAATCGATATGTCACTGGCCATTTTTATGTAA
- the kdpC gene encoding potassium-transporting ATPase subunit KdpC has translation MKWFKGTVSRAILIFVVFSIICGGFYPLVMTGFAQVVFPEKANGSLIEIDGKIYGTELLGQQFTEDTHMWGRIMQLDTTTYKDTKGNAVMYAYPANLSPASQQFEALVAERIDRIQKAHPSKEGEAIPVDLVTSSGSGLDPGISVASAMYQVERLAETNHLSIEEVERIIDECTDDKFLGIFGEATVNVLKVNLMLEGILK, from the coding sequence ATGAAATGGTTTAAGGGAACTGTGTCTAGAGCGATATTAATTTTTGTTGTGTTTTCAATCATTTGTGGGGGCTTCTATCCATTGGTAATGACAGGGTTTGCACAAGTCGTTTTTCCCGAAAAAGCGAATGGTAGTTTAATTGAAATCGACGGCAAAATCTATGGGACAGAGCTTCTGGGTCAGCAATTTACAGAGGATACGCATATGTGGGGAAGAATTATGCAACTGGATACGACCACATATAAAGATACAAAGGGTAATGCGGTGATGTATGCTTACCCTGCAAATTTGAGCCCTGCAAGTCAGCAATTTGAAGCATTAGTAGCGGAACGAATTGACCGGATTCAAAAGGCGCATCCTTCAAAAGAGGGCGAAGCAATTCCGGTAGATTTAGTCACAAGTTCAGGCAGTGGTCTAGATCCAGGGATTTCAGTGGCATCTGCAATGTATCAAGTAGAACGCCTTGCAGAAACAAATCACTTATCAATAGAAGAAGTTGAAAGAATCATTGATGAATGTACGGACGACAAATTTTTAGGAATTTTCGGTGAAGCAACCGTCAATGTATTAAAAGTGAATTTAATGCTAGAGGGAATTTTAAAATAA
- a CDS encoding S-layer homology domain-containing protein, whose protein sequence is MQAPAADFNDVSKTHYAYNYIKILASNGISIGYKGNFKPNDPVTREHFSVFLDRMQ, encoded by the coding sequence ATGCAAGCGCCAGCCGCCGATTTTAACGATGTCAGCAAAACACATTATGCCTATAATTATATAAAAATATTAGCATCAAATGGCATTTCAATCGGCTATAAGGGTAACTTTAAACCGAATGACCCTGTAACAAGGGAGCACTTTTCAGTATTTTTAGATCGAATGCAGTAA
- a CDS encoding pentapeptide repeat-containing protein — protein MKIDIPKIPLALTEKRFHDVFYEEDPILENCIITGAEFSDESVERVQLYRSVLKNCTFINTNFSKMDILDVRFENCDLSNVNLHKSSIHRAEFINCKLLGSNFSESSIGNVKFENSILNMSIFGDSKLEKVVYQDDSLQNADFYECKFKKVEFNNCHLNEASFEGTSLKGVDISSSSFDALTISVEELKGCIVSTSQAILFSTLLGLIIKD, from the coding sequence ATGAAAATTGATATTCCAAAAATTCCATTAGCGTTAACTGAAAAAAGATTCCATGATGTTTTTTATGAAGAGGATCCAATACTTGAAAATTGCATTATCACAGGGGCCGAGTTTTCAGATGAGTCTGTTGAGAGAGTTCAGCTATATCGTTCCGTATTAAAAAATTGCACTTTCATAAATACCAATTTTAGTAAAATGGACATTCTTGATGTACGATTTGAAAATTGCGATTTATCAAATGTAAATCTTCATAAATCGTCCATTCATCGAGCTGAATTTATTAATTGTAAATTGCTTGGGAGTAATTTTTCAGAATCCTCAATAGGGAATGTTAAATTTGAGAACTCGATTTTGAATATGTCTATCTTTGGAGATTCAAAACTTGAAAAAGTGGTTTATCAAGATGATTCTCTACAAAACGCGGACTTTTATGAATGCAAATTTAAAAAGGTTGAATTTAACAATTGCCATCTAAATGAAGCCAGTTTTGAGGGCACGTCACTTAAAGGCGTAGATATTAGTTCTTCTAGTTTTGATGCGTTAACGATATCGGTTGAAGAATTAAAAGGATGCATCGTATCAACTTCTCAAGCCATCCTATTTTCAACCTTATTGGGTTTAATTATAAAAGATTAG